In the genome of bacterium, one region contains:
- a CDS encoding dienelactone hydrolase family protein — MPIRSALFLSVILVFLGIAQAAETVTRERVVPASPYQAFAALTVEWQMRQWNEGVGVTSDVRPGGAWRLSYSDGRMDEGLYEITDRGTLLRFSWIRDEKATTAEITFAAEGKDTRITIRHDVPGTDRAARRLRQSVESWWDNRLSRLESYLTDYPGGYLARPDRQGPQPAVLVLHDGFGMSRNARAFCDSLAARGYVALAVDMFRGEVTSDLTEAARFMALVKEEDALDAVNRGLAHLRTRKDVNPARIAVWGLGYGGTAALRLATTDPRLKGCVAWHPSSAPPEELLPRISAPVLLVFGDSNVQNPHPEITAIVGSLTQAGVRVENSIQLAGRRFSDPGYGVDFSGTATAAAWRITLQFLDRQLRL, encoded by the coding sequence ATGCCGATCCGATCCGCACTGTTCCTGTCCGTTATTTTGGTCTTTCTGGGAATCGCGCAGGCCGCCGAGACGGTGACCCGCGAGCGGGTGGTTCCCGCCTCGCCCTATCAGGCGTTCGCGGCTTTGACCGTCGAATGGCAAATGCGTCAGTGGAATGAAGGTGTGGGTGTCACCAGCGACGTCCGTCCGGGAGGCGCGTGGCGACTCTCCTATTCCGACGGCCGGATGGACGAGGGACTCTACGAAATCACCGACCGCGGCACTCTTCTCCGCTTTTCGTGGATTCGGGACGAAAAAGCCACCACCGCCGAAATCACCTTCGCGGCCGAGGGCAAAGATACTCGGATCACCATTCGTCATGACGTGCCCGGCACTGACCGGGCTGCGCGGCGGCTGCGACAATCGGTTGAGTCGTGGTGGGACAATCGTCTTTCGAGGCTCGAGAGTTATCTGACCGACTATCCCGGTGGCTATCTGGCCCGGCCCGACCGGCAGGGACCACAGCCAGCCGTCCTCGTGCTGCACGACGGTTTCGGGATGAGCCGAAACGCGCGCGCCTTCTGCGATTCGCTGGCCGCTCGCGGCTACGTGGCTTTGGCAGTGGACATGTTCCGCGGTGAAGTCACGTCGGACTTGACCGAAGCTGCCCGCTTCATGGCGCTCGTCAAGGAAGAAGATGCGTTGGATGCCGTGAATCGCGGACTCGCTCATTTGCGAACGCGTAAGGACGTGAATCCCGCGCGCATCGCCGTCTGGGGACTGGGATACGGCGGCACGGCGGCCCTTCGTCTGGCCACCACCGATCCTCGTCTGAAAGGTTGCGTGGCTTGGCATCCGTCGTCCGCACCTCCCGAAGAACTTCTCCCGCGCATCTCCGCTCCCGTTCTCTTGGTGTTCGGAGATTCCAACGTTCAGAATCCCCATCCCGAGATCACGGCCATTGTGGGTTCGCTGACACAGGCGGGCGTGCGCGTGGAAAATAGCATCCAACTGGCCGGGCGGCGCTTCTCCGATCCCGGCTACGGGGTGGACTTCAGCGGCACCGCTACTGCCGCCGCCTGGCGGATCACCCTCCAGTTCCTCGACCGCCAACTCCGCCTCTAA